In Chryseobacterium oryzae, the genomic stretch AGAAAGCAAAAGAATAGAATTAAGCGGAGTCCGCAGTTCATGCGACATATTTGCCAAGAATTCAGATTTATATTTGGTGCTGAGAGCAAGTTCTTCTACCTTTTTCTGAATTTCAATATTTCTTTCGGCAATAAGATGATTTTTTTCTTCTAGTAATCTGGAACGCTCTTCCAATTCAGCATTTGCCTGCATCAGCTCTTCCTGCTGTACTTTCAGTTCTTCTTCGGAGGCCTGTAATTTCTGGGTCTGGCTTTCTAATTCGGTATTAAGATTCTCGAGTTCTGCGTGCTGCACCTGCAATTCTTCCGACTGAGCCTGTGTTTCTTCCAGCAACTGCTGCTCTTTTTCTCTTCTTTTTGCTGCACTTAAAGCAATACCTATGTTTCTTGTTGATTCTAAAAAATATTCTACTTTGTCATCCTCGAAATTCGAAGGCGAGCCCAATTCTATAACACCTATACAAAAACCATCTGCAAAAATCGGCAACAGTAAAATCCCATAAATCTGAATAGTGCTGCTCGCAAAAGTTACTACAAAATCTTCCTGACGAAGATTATTGTAAATCTTCATTTTTTCTGTACTAAAAACCTGTCCTACAATACCCTCACCAACTTCAAAGGTCTTTTTCATATTGCTTTCTAGTCCGAAAGCTGCAGTAAGTTTTAAAATTCCTTCATCGTAAATATAAAGCGAACCATTGATGCATTTACCATATTCAATAAGTTGAAAAAGAGACTTTTCTGAAACATCTTTTACCGATTTATTGCCTACAAGAGATTCATTTAAAATAGCCAAACCTTTCTGCTTCCAGTCGCTTTTATTAATTTGATCGAAAGAGTTTTTAAGAGATTCTGTCATGTGATTTAACGAGTCTGCAAGATCGCCGAGATCGTCTTGAGAATAATCTTCAGCTTTCTGACTGTAGTCTCCATTGGCTACTCTGTTGGCAATTTGCTGTATTGCTGTAACCCTTTTGTTGATTTCCAAATCTTTTGATCTTAAAGCTGCTTCGAGCTTTTCTCTGCGGATAAGATCTGCACGTAATTTAAAATAGAAAAATGCCGTAACTGCGATTGCAGAAAGTGCAGAAAAAATAATAAAAAGAACGGTTGTATTAGAAGATTTGTTAAGTATTATGGTTTTTTCCTCAAGATTGGTATCTTCACTTTTTACAAATTCGTCTACAATCTTCCGACATCTGTCCATATCACTTTTACTTTGTAAAATCTGATCCTGAGTCATGATAATCCCTTTTCTTCTGTTATCTACAATAAGTTTAAGATTATCAATATTCCGCTGAACATTTATTTTGAGTAAATTGAAGCGTTTCTGCTGTTGCTTATCTTCAATATCTAAGCTTTCTGCACGTTTTATTGCCAAAGAGTATTCATGCAGACTTCTTTCATAAGGTTCTAAAAAACTTTCTTTTCCTGTGAGCTGATATCCGCGGCTTCCGGTTTCTGCATCTAAAAGTGAAACTAAAATATCCTTTACAGCGGTTACAGATCTGCGGCTTTTACCTAAGCTTTCCCTATGGTTCATCTGATTCTGAATACTTAGATAAGAAGCAACAGAACTCGTTATTAAAATAATAAGTGAAAAGCTTACACCAAACTGTAAATTTCTGAGTATTTTTCTTGGCATAAAATTAATTTAGAGGTAATGTAAAATAAAATGTAGAACCTTCATCTAAAATACTGGAAACTCCTATAGTACCATGATGCTGTTTAATAATTTCTGAACAGATGTAAAGACCGATTCCCATCCCCTGAAACTGAAGCGAAGATTCTTCAACCCGGTAAAATTTCTGGAAAACAGCTTCCTGTTTATAATCGGGAATACCAATTCCGAAATCGGTAACACTTACTTTTACCTCCTGTTCTTCTTCATCTACAAAAGTGGTGACAATAATCTGATTATTCTCCGGCGAATATTTTATTGCATTGGTTAAGAAATTAATTAAAACCTGCTCTACCCTAATGTCATCTAACGGAATAAGAATATCGGGAATTATGCCATGTCGCTCTATTTTCACTTTATTATCATTCGTCTGAAGAATATTTTCAATGGTATTCTGAATAAGTTTTTCCAGATTGATAGGTTTTTTATTGATTTTCAACTTACCATTTTCAATTTTCGAAACATCGAGTAAATCTGTTATTAAAGTATTGAGTTTCTCGATCTGATCGTGAACTTTTACCATGAAACCAGCTTCAGCAGTAGTTTCGCTAAGTTTAAGTTTTCTGTCTAAAAGCTGAATATATGCTTTAATACTGGTAAGAGGTGTTTTCAGTTCATGACTGGCTATACTCAGGAATTCATCTTTTTCCTTTTCAATTCTTTTCTGAGCATCAATATCTGTAAATGTTCCTACCCATTTTTTAAGTATATTATCTTCAAAAACCGGGGTAACTCTAAGCAAATGATACCTAAAATCTCCAGATTCTGTATTTTTAATTCTAATTTCAAGATCAAGAGGCTTACTTTTCTTTTTGCATCGTTCAAATTCTTCCTGAATTACATAATCATCGGGATGCGTTTCCGGGAAAACCTTTTCTGAATTGGAATACTGATACCATTTACCATTCACAAAATCTATGACTCCATCTTCATTAAGCGTAAAAGCTATCTGAGGAAGAGATTCTAACATAAGGTGAAATTGCTCAATCTGAGATTTCATGGTAACCTGAGATTCTCGTCTGCCTTTTACTTCCAACTCAAGATTTTGCTGAGTTTTTTTCATCTCCAGATTTTTTTCCTGAAGATTGTAAAAGGTTTTTACTTTCAGCATCAGAATTTCCGGATCTACAGGTTTTGTAACATAATCTTTACCTCCGGAAGCATAACCTTTGGTAATAAATTTTTTCTCGGTATTTACTGCCGAAAGAAATATGATGGGAATATCCTTCGTTTTGCTATAACCAGATAAGGCTTCTGCAACTTCAAAACCATCCATTTCGGGCATTTGTACGTCCAAAATTATTAAAGCGTAATTATTTTTGAGTGCTTTGCCTAATGCCTGTTCCCCAGAATCTGCGGTATCTACATCGAAATCTTTAGATTCTAAAAGTTTTTTTAATGAAAAGAGATTATTCGGATTGTCATCAACAATTAAAATCATAAAAATAAAATTCAGTGTTAGCTTAAAAAGATTACATTCAAAAATACTTATAATAAACAGATAAAAAATTATGTGTGGTAGATTTTTATCTATTCGGAAAGTGTTTTAAAAATATCTCAAAACAAGTAGCAAAAATTGTACAAAAGTTCAATAATGCTAACAATTTAAATACCTTAATCTTTTTTATTGCTTACAAGCACGGTTTACACCTTATTTTATGACAAATATCATTAATGAAGAACAGCTATTTCTCTACAATTTTAAAATCCTGTTTTTTATGTAAATACTTTTCTATGGCTAAAACAACGCCGAAATTATCGTTAGATTCCGCTTCAAAATGGGCAATATTTTTCACTGACGGATGTGCATTTTCCATTGCAAAGGAAAATTTGGAGTTTCTAAGCATTTCTGCATCATTCATATAATCGCCAAAAGCCATTGTTTCTGAGGGAAGAATATTTAATTTTTTCTGAATAATCTCTAATGCTTTTCCTTTATTAATGTTTCGGTTCATTATATCTACCCAATATTGCCCAGAAATAACCACTTCTAGATTTTCGTTGGCAAAATGTTTGAGATAAGGATAAAGATTTTCTTCTGAACCTCCAGAGTGGTACACTGCAATTTTAAAAGCATCATCATCCACTTCATCCATCAAATCGGGTACCTTCTGGTTTTCTGTATAATATCTTGTAAAATAATTTACAAAATCTTCATCATCACTTTCGTAGTAGGCTTTGCTTTTGGCAGAAAGTACAGCTCTCGCTCCGGGAATCTCTCGGATTGTTTTAATAATTTCTGATACAAATCTGTGGTCTAATTTATCTGCAAAAAGTTCTTTATTCTTATAAATTACATAACCGCCATTTTCAGCAATAAAACCAATTTCATCCTCAATATCTTTAAAATACTGAGTAATTCCGGGCATTTGTCTGCCACTTGCCGGTACAAAAAGAATATTTCTCTTCTTCAGTTCCTGGTAAATCGCCG encodes the following:
- a CDS encoding hybrid sensor histidine kinase/response regulator, encoding MILIVDDNPNNLFSLKKLLESKDFDVDTADSGEQALGKALKNNYALIILDVQMPEMDGFEVAEALSGYSKTKDIPIIFLSAVNTEKKFITKGYASGGKDYVTKPVDPEILMLKVKTFYNLQEKNLEMKKTQQNLELEVKGRRESQVTMKSQIEQFHLMLESLPQIAFTLNEDGVIDFVNGKWYQYSNSEKVFPETHPDDYVIQEEFERCKKKSKPLDLEIRIKNTESGDFRYHLLRVTPVFEDNILKKWVGTFTDIDAQKRIEKEKDEFLSIASHELKTPLTSIKAYIQLLDRKLKLSETTAEAGFMVKVHDQIEKLNTLITDLLDVSKIENGKLKINKKPINLEKLIQNTIENILQTNDNKVKIERHGIIPDILIPLDDIRVEQVLINFLTNAIKYSPENNQIIVTTFVDEEEQEVKVSVTDFGIGIPDYKQEAVFQKFYRVEESSLQFQGMGIGLYICSEIIKQHHGTIGVSSILDEGSTFYFTLPLN
- a CDS encoding HAD family hydrolase; this translates as MNDIKLIVTDMDGTFLNSEYEVSPDFPAIYQELKKRNILFVPASGRQMPGITQYFKDIEDEIGFIAENGGYVIYKNKELFADKLDHRFVSEIIKTIREIPGARAVLSAKSKAYYESDDEDFVNYFTRYYTENQKVPDLMDEVDDDAFKIAVYHSGGSEENLYPYLKHFANENLEVVISGQYWVDIMNRNINKGKALEIIQKKLNILPSETMAFGDYMNDAEMLRNSKFSFAMENAHPSVKNIAHFEAESNDNFGVVLAIEKYLHKKQDFKIVEK